A window from Alphaproteobacteria bacterium encodes these proteins:
- the aat gene encoding leucyl/phenylalanyl-tRNA--protein transferase — MDQLKLTPDMLLRAYAIGVFPMAEDRDDPELFWVDPRLRGVIPLDGFHVPRRLARTIRSGRYHVTFDHDFHTVIESCAEASEGRQQTWINDRIITLYTTLSHMGYAHSVECWRDDELVGGLYGISLGGAFFGESMFSRARDASKIALVHLVARLIAGGYTLLDAQFITSHLSQFGATEIPRAEYRIRLADALKVNADFYRDFGYEDMNALFGGARK, encoded by the coding sequence ATGGACCAGCTCAAGCTGACGCCCGACATGCTGCTGCGCGCATACGCGATAGGGGTCTTCCCCATGGCGGAGGATCGCGACGATCCGGAACTGTTCTGGGTCGATCCGCGGCTGCGGGGCGTCATCCCGCTCGACGGCTTTCACGTCCCCCGGCGACTGGCCCGCACGATCCGCAGCGGCCGCTACCATGTCACGTTCGATCACGACTTCCACACCGTAATCGAATCCTGCGCCGAAGCATCCGAAGGGCGGCAGCAGACATGGATCAACGACCGGATCATCACGCTCTATACGACCCTGTCCCATATGGGATACGCCCATAGCGTCGAATGCTGGCGCGACGACGAACTGGTCGGCGGCCTGTACGGGATTTCTCTGGGCGGCGCCTTTTTCGGTGAAAGCATGTTCAGCCGCGCCCGCGACGCCAGCAAGATCGCCCTTGTCCACCTCGTCGCACGCCTGATTGCGGGCGGCTATACGCTGCTGGACGCCCAGTTCATCACCAGCCATCTGAGCCAGTTCGGCGCAACGGAAATTCCCCGCGCGGAGTACCGTATCCGGCTTGCCGATGCGCTGAAGGTCAATGCCGATTTCTATCGCGACTTCGGATACGAGGACATGAACGCCCTGTTTGGCGGCGCCAGAAAATAG
- a CDS encoding RidA family protein produces the protein MAGTIDARLQDLGITLPAAAAPVANYVPYVISGNQLWISGQLPLWDGALKHAGLTGEAVTLDEAADAARVCALNILAQAKAALGDLDRITRVVKLTGFVNAVPGFTDQPKVINGASNLMVEVLADKGRHARSAVGVSGLPLGAPVEVDAVIEFD, from the coding sequence ATGGCCGGCACGATAGACGCGCGTTTGCAGGATTTGGGAATCACATTGCCGGCTGCCGCCGCGCCCGTGGCCAACTACGTGCCGTATGTCATCAGCGGCAATCAGCTGTGGATTTCCGGCCAGCTTCCCTTGTGGGACGGTGCGCTGAAACATGCCGGGCTGACCGGCGAAGCCGTGACGCTCGACGAAGCAGCCGATGCGGCGCGGGTCTGCGCGCTGAATATCCTGGCGCAGGCGAAGGCGGCGCTGGGCGACCTGGACCGGATAACCCGGGTCGTCAAGTTGACAGGCTTTGTGAACGCGGTACCGGGGTTTACCGATCAGCCAAAAGTCATCAACGGCGCGTCGAACCTGATGGTTGAAGTGCTCGCCGACAAGGGCCGGCATGCGCGTTCCGCCGTTGGGGTCAGCGGGTTGCCGCTGGGCGCCCCCGTCGAAGTCGACGCGGTCATTGAGTTCGATTGA